GCATACTAGGTTGGACCGTCCACGGCGACGGTAAGAAAATTGCACCAGGCGCCGTGGTCGCGCCCGAGGAACGACTAAGTTGGGGCCGAACCATTGGCATCGGCATGCAGCACGTGGTGGCGATGTTTGGTGCCACGCTGCTGGTGCCCACCCTGACCGGATTTCCGGTCAATACCACGCTGCTGTTTTCCGGCATCGGCACCATCCTCTTCCTGCTGATTACGCGCAATCGCCTGCCGTCCTACCTGGGTTCGTCGTTTGCCTTCATCGCCCCGCTGACCGCCTCGCAGCAATACGGGATTGCGGCGCAGGCCGGATCCATTCTGGTGACCGGTTTGGTGCTGGTGGCGGTCGGTTTTGTGGTCAAGGCTGCCGGCAAGCGGGTGCTCGATGCTGTGATGCCGCCGGCGGTTACCGGCGCCATCGTCGCGCTCATCGGGCTTAATTTGGCGCCGAATGCGGCCGAGAACTTCGCCTCGCAGCCCTTGGTCGCAGGCATCACGCTGCTGGTTATTCTCCTAGCCACGGTTGCCGGGCGCGGCATGGTTTCGCGCCTGTCCATCCTCATCGGCGTGGTCGTCGGCTGGGTTTTCGCCGCCCTGACCGGTAATTTAGGCGAGGATGCCAGGGCTGCCATCGATGCCGCGCCGTGGGTAGGCCTGCCCGAATTTCACGCCCCAGAGTTCCATCTTTCCGCCATCGCCGTGGCCTTGCCGGTGCTCGTGGTGCTGATTGCGGAAAACGTCGGCCACGTCAAGGCCGTTTCTGAGATGACCAACCGCGACTTGGACGACCTTGCCGGCGATGCCCTGATTGCCGATGGCCTCGCTTCCTCCCTCGCCGGTGGTTTCGGCGGCTCCGGTACCACGACCTATGCCGAGAATATCGGCGTTATGGCCGCCACGCGCGTCTATTCCACGGCCGCGTATTGGGTTGCGGCCCTGACCGCTATTTTGCTGGCGTTCGTCCCGAAGTTCGGTGCGCTGATTTTCACCATCCCCACCGGCGTGCTTGGCGGGGCCACCCTCGTGCTCTATGGGCTTATCGGCATGCTGGGCGTGCGGATCTGGATGGATAATGAGGTCAACTTCAATAACCCGGTGAACCTGACGGCGGCCGCGGTGGCCTTGATCGCGGGCATCGGCAACCTGACCCTGACCGTGGGTGGGGTGAGCTTGGAGGGCATCGCCTGGGGCTCTGTCGGCATCATCATTGCGTATCCCATCATGCGGCGGCTGTACGAAACCGTGGGCGAAGGCCACGACGCTAAATACTAAATTCTGTGGATAACTTTGTTGACCCCGCCGCGAAATAGCGCCGTGGCGGTACGGTTCGCGGCCTAATCCACAGGCCTTCGTGCGTGCGGTCGCGGCCGCGCCGGATTGTGCGTTGTACTAGGCGGCATGAACGCACTCGACCGTTATTTAACCGCGCTGGGCCAAGGGATGGATATCATCGCCGCCGCCCGGGGCTTAAGCGAGCGTGATGTGGTGCAGCGCGGCGCCAGCGACATCGCCGCGCGCGAGGTGGTGCATCTTTGCGATGTCTATTTTGGCCGCTGTGCCTTTAGCGCCAAGCAACGCACGGCGCGCTCGACGACGCACCCGCTCGACGTGCTCAGCCTCATCGAAAAGTTCGCGCTGCGCGCTCGCACTCAGCGCGATGCTTGGGCCATACGCTCCGAGTTATGTGAGTTCCGCGGAAGCGCCACTGCCTTGCGTAAGCGGGCGCGCGACCTTTTGCGGGAGCTACAGCCGCCCCGCACTCCGAAGAAAGGGGTGCGGATCACCCGCCGGCCGCGCGGACCGTGGTCGTTGACCATCACCGGGGAGTCCGCCGACGTCGCCGATATGCACTCTGCCCTTGATACCGAGCGCCCATTGGAATCGGTCAAATCCATCTTCTTCGGCGGGAAGTCTGGGGCGCGCACCACCGTCACTACGCAGGTGGTCATCACCTTGGACGAGCTCGACCGCATCGTCGATGGCGATGGCGAGGAAATAACCCTGCAGCTTACCAATGGCTCGCGCATCAGCGGTGCCGACCTCGCGAGCCGCGTCTTAAGCGATCACGGGTACATCACGCTGGTACACCCTGTAGAGGCCAGGGGCCAAGGTTGTTGATGGTGATCCGGTAGAGGTCTCGGGTGGTCTTGCGCACGGCCCGGGCGGCCCAGGCTTCCATGATCTGCTGGACGGTGCGCTTGCGGGCTGGGGTCGATCCACTCCTCGCGGTGAAGCGCGCGCACTTGCTCCTGGAGCCAGGCTTTGGCCTGCTTCTCGGTGTCGAAGGTCTTGGAGTGCTCCCGGTCGATGTTGTTCCGGTAGCGGGCTACCCAGCGGGTGCGGCCTTTGGTGTAGGTGCTGTCGGCCTTCTTGCGGGGTTTGGTGACGCGGCGTTGGATAGCCGTGCTATACTCCTTGGAGGTGTTTGATCCTCGTGGTGGGGGACAGGCCCGTTGTTTCCCCGGTGGTGCGCAGGCCATCGGGGGTTTTCTCATTGGGATCCAAGCATAGCAAGGAGGACCACGGGTGATGTTCCCGTGTCCCACTGTGCTGGGTTTATCCTTTTGGTATGGGAGCGAAGGTTCCGTCTAGCACTATTTTTGCTGGACTCATTTTCGCTTCAACTGCTATGGATACGGCTTCGTCAAGATGTACAGCCATGAGAGAGATTGGATGGTTGTCATCCCTAGCGCATCTCTCAAAGTAGCCTATCCACTCTGAATCGGTTAGTGCTATCGGAATGGAACTGACTACGTTCTTGGCGTGACCTCGGACTATATTGACCCTTAACCCATCGTCATCTTCCATAAGATGGAGCCGCTTGTGGTTAGCAAAGTATGCCACGAGTTGCTCCTTGATGGAGTTGGCCTGGGGTGACATCAGTTGCACCCGTCATCCGTCGGAAAAGTGGTGAGCACTTCATGCTTGTCGGTCAGGATCGTCTTTGTTCGCTTTGTCTTGACGACTTCTCCAGAGTCCTTGTTGACGAGATAGATCTCTGAGCTGACACACCATTTGCCACCATCTTGCGGGGCAGTTTGATCGGGATTAGTGATGTTCTTGGTGAGCGCCATGTCTGCGATGTCGCGCCAGTTACGTCCCTCGATGTCGGCGAGTGTTTGCCACTGCGGGCCGTGGCGGTTGACAATGTGGCGGAATCCGACGTTCTCAGTTCCGCATTTCAGGGTGATGTCGCCAGCGCCAAGCTGGTTTTCTGGCGGCCCGTAGGGGCCACCGTGCCATGTGCGGATCACCTTGCCAATGTCTTTTGCTCCGTCTTGTGGGCAAGCGCCCCAAACCGCAGGATCTGGCATGTCAACAGCCTGCGCGGGGATCGTAGTGAGTGGGCCGAATACCGCTGCGCTAAGGCTGACCGCAAGTAGTTTTTTGATTCTCATGTCCCCTCCTTAACTAGTGGGACTGGGATATCAATCATGGTAGGGTAGTGCCGCAGGTTTCACAACCGAGAAGAAGAGATTCCCCTCACGTCAGATACGTACGAAAGCGCCCCTGGCTTGCATGAGGTCAGGGGCAGGTAAGGAGTTTTGCAGGGGGCTACAGGGCGGCGTCGAACTCCGCTGCGCACTGTTTCGTCCATCCGGTGGTGCCGTCGGTGAATACCGTGGTGCCACGCTGGTAAAGGGTGTGGTCGGTGAGGCAGTGGGAGGTGGTCTGCCCGGTGTCCTGTACAGGCGGGGCAGGCGGKGSCGKGGSGKCMTCGACCMGCTGGGSGGGKTGSGCGGGKAGCTCTGRGGKGTTGTCATCACCTTKAGCAGGGGCCGGRGCCCCYGGAAGATCCAGTACCCAAGCCTTCGTCGCACCTCTCGGGGTGAGATGATGAGCTTTTCCGCGTTCGCAGGTACCGCGTAGACGTTCTGCGTGCGCTGTTTTCACCCACGCGGGTGAGGCTATCCCCTGTGGGGGACAAAGATTCGCAATCGAATGCGATGCCCAGCGGCTCCGAATATCCGTCCTTCGTGAGCACTTTCGCGTCGCCGGTGGTGAAGGAGAAGTTATCCGACCAGGAGTACTCATTGACGGCGATCTCCGCGTCAAAGGTGAGATAGGTCTGCTCCTCGGTGGGGCGTCTACGTAGCTGGCGACTCGGGGACACTGGTCATGTAGAGCCACGTTGCTGATAGTGACGTCAATGTCGCAGGTCCGATCACCATCGCAGGTGATGGTGAAAGGCTCTCCTTCATTGATGGTGTCCAGTGTGGGGTCCGAGGACGCAGCCACCTCGGTGGAAGGAGCGGCTTCCGCAGTCGTGGTGATGTCCTCCTTGGCCTCATTAGCGCTGCTGCACGCGGACAGGAGCAGGGCAGCGGGGATCAAGACGCCCATGGGCCGGATAGTGGTGCACTGCATGATGGGTTCCTTTCTAGGTGGGGCTACTCGCAGGCCACGCCGTCGCCGTCTTTGTCGAGATCGCGGCTGTTACCGGAGCTGTCTGTGTAGAGCGGAGCAGCACCGGCAGCACGCACGGCTGCGCAGTTCTTGTAGTAGGTGGATGCTTCACGGGCGGGGGCGACAGGAGCTTCATAGGCGGGAGCAGGATCCGCCACAGGGGCCGGAGCGTTAGCCTCCTCCACGTCCCCCGCAGCGGTGTCGTTGCTCTCCTCGACAGCGGTTTCCACCGGCTCCTCAACCTGCTCTGGCTCCTCCTCCTGGGTGACCACCTCGGTCAGGGTGACCTCTGCGGTCACAGCCCCCTCTGAGGTCACCTCCACAACGCAGGTCTGCATCGCCGTAGGAGTCTCCACCACAGGCTCCTTCTCGGGTACGTCGCTCTCTGTCGCCGGGACAATCGCAGACCCCACAACCAGCCCCACGATGGACCCGATGGCAATGACAGGCCACCGCCGGTTGACCTTCTCAGCGGCGGGCGGCTTACCAAGCAGGTACGATCCGCTTCGGACAAGAACGTGTAATTCTCAACCCCCTTCGCGGCTTCCGCAGAGCGTCCCTGTCGTGCTTCTCACAGTACATCCACCAGCCGCCAGGCAAGATGATCGCGACCCCCATGATGACCGCACCGATGAAGGCTCCAACACCGCCCTTCTCGATGCTGAGGAGACCTCCGAGCACCACCAGCACCCCGAGGATGGTGGAGGCCCAGGCCAGGACGGCTTTCCAGGTTGGCGGTTTATGCTGCTCAGCCATAATTCAACTCCCAGTATCTCGTGTCACAGGGGGTACGAAAGTATCCTAAGCCGCCCAGCTCGCAAGGCAGAACACAACGCGGGTAGCGGGGGACACCTCCAGGATCCCGCAAAAATCCCGCAAGCCACGCCGGAACCCCCGGAATGGCCGGAATAACCTGAATGCTCGGACGGTTCTGACCTGCGGAACTGTGAAACCACTGGTAGTGGAATCGGGTTGCAACGTTTGCAGAGAATATCGGCGTTATGGCCGCCACGCGCGTCTATTCCACGGCCGCGTATTGGGTTGCGGCCCTGACCGCTATTTTGCTGGCGTTCGTCCCGAAGTTCGGTGCGCTGATTTTCACCATCCCCACCGGCGTGCTTGGCGGGGCCACCCTCGTGCTCTATGGGCTTATCGGCATGCTGGGCGTGCGGATCTGGATGGATAATGAGGTCAACTTCAATAACCCGGTGAACCTGACGGCGGCCGCGGTGGCCTTGATCGCGGGCATCGGCAACCTGACCCTGACCGTGGGTGGGGTGAGCTTGGAGGGCATCGCCTGGGGCTCTGTCGGCATCATCATTGCGTATCCCATCATGCGGCGGCTGTACGAAACCGTGGGCGAAGGCCACGACGCTAAATACTAAATTCTGTGGATAACTTTGTTGACCCCGCCGCGAAATAGCGCCGTGGCGGTACGGTTCGCGGCCTAATCCACAGGCCTTCGTGCGTGCGGTCGCGGCCGCGCCGGATTGTGCGTTGTACTAGGCGGCATGAACGCACTCGACCGTTATTTAACCGCGCTGGGCCAAGGGATGGATATCATCGCCGCCGCCCGGGGCTTAAGCGAGCGTGATGTGGTGCAGCGCGGCGCCAGCGACATCGCCGCGCGCGAGGTGGTGCATCTTTGCGATGTCTATTTTGGCCGCTGTGCCTTTAGCGCCAAGCAACGCACGGCGCGCTCGACGACGCACCCGCTCGACGTGCTCAGCCTCATCGAAAAGTTCGCGCTGCGCGCTCGCACTCAGCGCGATGCTTGGGCCATACGCTCCGAGTTATGTGAGTTCCGCGGAAGCGCCACTGCCTTGCGTAAGCGGGCGCGCGACCTTTTGCGGGAGCTACAGCCGCCCCGCACTCCGAAGAAAGGGGTGCGGATCACCCGCCGGCCGCGCGGACCGTGGTCGTTGACCATCACCGGGGAGTCCGCCGACGTCGCCGATATGCACTCTGCCCTTGATACCGAGCGCCCATTGGAATCGGTCAAATCCATCTTCTTCGGCGGGAAGTCTGGGGCGCGCACCACCGTCACTACGCAGGTGGTCATCACCTTGGACGAGCTCGACCGCATCGTCGATGGCGATGGCGAGGAAATAACCCTGCAGCTTACCAATGGCTCGCGCATCAGCGGTGCCGACCTCGCGAGCCGCGTCTTAAGCGATCACGGGTACATCACGCTTGTGCATCCCGTTGAAGGGCCGGTCAACTTGTACCGCACGTCCCGGTTTGCCAACGCGAAGCAGCGCTTGATGGCGGCCGCCTTCAATCCCGTATGCCCCTGGGAAAAATGCAATTATCCTGCCGATGAGTGCCAGATCCACCACCTAGAAAGCTGGCAGCACGGTGGCAATACCAATGCCGCTAACCTCGCTACTTGTTGCCCGTACCATAACGGCGTCAACGATGATGACCCGCAGGCCCCGCCGCGGCGCGGGAGATTGGCCCGAATACAAGGAAAGGTCCGCTGGCTTCCGCCGTGGGCCACGAACCCCGGCAGCCCGAACGAAAACGACAGGCCGCCATCCTAAGAATCCGGGACAAGAGGATTAGCACAAAAAGATCCGCACCCCGCACGGATTTACAGGTTCAGGGWMAAAATCCTRGCGACCGTGYTTAKGCGCCGCGSGAGSGAGCTRAADVGCCGGCGSAAKGGGCASKGGGAAACCCGCCGATGGATCGCAAAAGCTCCCCGCCGTCAAGGCGAGGAGCGTACGAGTCGTGTTTAAACGCTAGTTATGAGCAGCAGCGCTTAGGAAGCGTCGAGATCCTGCTCGATGAGGCCGGCGATCTTCTCAACGGCTTCTTCGTTGTCAGAGGTAACGGTGACCTCGTCGCCCTGCTCGGCACCGAGGGCCATGATCATCAGGGAAGAAGCCGCGTCGGTTTCGTTATCGTCATCTTCACCGACGAGGTTCAGGAAGATGTCCTCGTCGTATTCGCCGGCGGCGTCAGCGATGATGGAGGCAGGACGTGCGTGCAGTCCTACAGAGGAGCCCACCTTTACAGTCTTGGAAGCCATGGAAATTATCCTTTCTGTAGTTAATTTATCGTGATCCAGTGTACGAGCGTTTGGTTTATGCCGCCACGTTCTGGGAACCGGTTTTGGTCTCTGGAGCAGCCTTTTGCGCAGCTTGCTGGACGGTCTTATTGGGCCAGAATTGCTTCATGGCCAAGACCGCGACGGTGGATACCGTCACGCCGGCAAGGATGGCTACCAGGTAGGCCCAGAATGGGTCGATAGCGAAGGCAACGAAGATACCACCGTGCGGGGCGCGCGACTCGACCGACAGCGCCATGGAAATAGCACCCGTCACGGCGCCACCAGCCATCATGGAAGGGATGACGCGGAACGGATCGGCCGCGGCGAAGGGGATGGCGCCTTCGGAGACGAAGGATAGGCCGAGCAACCAGGCGGACTTACCGTTTTCCTGCTCGGCAGGGGTAAATAGCGACTTGCGGATGAAGGTTGCCAAGGACAGAGCGATGGGCGGCACCATGCCGGCAGCCATGACAGCGGCCATGATTTGCATGGAGGCTGCATCGCCGGTGGACAACCCTGCGGTGGCAAAGAGGTATGCGGCCTTGTTGACCGGGCCACCCAGGTCGACGCACATCATCAGGCCCAAGATGATGCCGAGCACTACGGCAGAAGACCCAGACATGGAAGACAGCCAATCTTGCAGGCCCTCCATCAGCGCGGCCAGTGGGGCGCCCAGCAAAAGGTACATCGACAGGCCAACGACGAGGGAAGTCAGCAGCGGAATGATGACCACCGGCATGAGGGAACCGAGCCAGCGCGGGACTTTCCAATTGCCAATCCACAGGGCGATAAAGCCGGCCAACAAACCGGTGACCAGGCCACCGATAAAGCCCGCGTCGAGGGTCACGGCGATAGCACCGCCGACAAAGCCCGGCGCAATACCAGGGCGCCCGGCCAAGGCGTAGGCGATATAGCCAGAAAGTGCGGCGACAATAAAGCCCATCGCGGCCTGGCCAATGGCAAAGAGAACCGCGCCTATATAGAGCCCGAACCCGGAGTTCTCGAACGACATGGTCTCGCCGTCGACGGTAATCTCATTGCCCGGCAGGTTGGACAGGGAATAATCCGTGGAAAGCGCCTGCCAGCCATTGGCCATATCGGCGCCGCCGAAGAGGAATCCGAGGGCCAAGAGAAGGCCGCCGGCGGCGACGAACGGCACCATGTAGGACACGCCGGTCATAATCGCCTGCTGGATGCGCTTGCCCCAACCCAGCGATTTTCCTTCTTCTTCTGCGGAGGAGGAAGAGGCGGTGCCAGAGACCTTTCGGGCATTTGGGTTCTTCGCCGCCGCGATGGCCTCGTCGAGCATCTTGCCGGGCTCGTTGATGGCCCGCTTGACGCCGGCTTCGATGACGGGCTTGCCCGCGAAGCGCTCGCGGTCGCGCACGCCAACGTCTGTGGCGAAGATGACCGCGTCGGCAGCGTCGATGGTGGACTGCGAGACCGATTCATTATTGGACGAGCCCTGGGTTTCGACGGTGAGATCGACGTCGTCGCGCTCGCCGGCGGTTTGGGTGAGGGCATCGGCAGCCATGTAGGTGTGTGCGATTCCGGTTGGGCAGGCCGTGATGGCAACGATGCGGGTAGCTTGCGCCGAAGCACCCGCGCTTGCCGATGCCCCTTCCGCAGCCCCAGCTGCAGCCTCCGCGGCGTCCTGCTTTTTCTTCTTCGGCTTTTCCGCGTTGACGACGGCTAAGATTTCCTTGACGATTTCCTCCTTCGTCGACGCGGTGCGCAGGGCCTCTAAAAAGTCCTTGCGCACGAGGGCGCGGGCGAGCTTAGAAAGAATCTGCAGGTGGGCCTTGCCACCGCCGGCGGGTGCCGCGATGAGGAAGACCAACTGGGCATCGCCGTCGGGGCCGGAAAAATCCACGCCGCGGGTAAGGCGGGCGAAAGCCAGGGKCGGCTCGGTGACGGCCTCGGAACGGCAGTGGGGGATGGCCACGCCGCCTGGCACGCCGGKGCCGGCCTTGGCCTCGCGGTCTATGGCGGGCTGGGCGAGGCCTGTGACCTCGGTTGCGCGCCCGGTATCGTGCACCAAGGTGGCGAGGTTGGTGATAACGGAGTCGACGCTATCGCCAAAGTCGGCGTCAAGCGCGACCAGTTCTGTGGTGATGAGATCGGATGCCATGATGGAAGGCTCCCTTAGTTATAGAGCGGAGATGGAGGTATGGGCGGTATCGAGTTCTTCGGGACGGGGGAATTGGGTGCCGGGTTTGGCGGCCGCGGCGGTGCCATAAGTCACCGAGAGCGCGAGGGAGAATGCCGGTCCTTGCCCCTGCGTGCGCCCCAGGAGGTATCCGGCCAATGCAGCATCACCTGCGCCAACGGTCGATTTCACCGTGACGGGAGGCGGGGTGGCAGCCCATGCGCCTTCTGC
This is a stretch of genomic DNA from Corynebacterium accolens. It encodes these proteins:
- a CDS encoding uracil-xanthine permease family protein; protein product: MSILGWTVHGDGKKIAPGAVVAPEERLSWGRTIGIGMQHVVAMFGATLLVPTLTGFPVNTTLLFSGIGTILFLLITRNRLPSYLGSSFAFIAPLTASQQYGIAAQAGSILVTGLVLVAVGFVVKAAGKRVLDAVMPPAVTGAIVALIGLNLAPNAAENFASQPLVAGITLLVILLATVAGRGMVSRLSILIGVVVGWVFAALTGNLGEDARAAIDAAPWVGLPEFHAPEFHLSAIAVALPVLVVLIAENVGHVKAVSEMTNRDLDDLAGDALIADGLASSLAGGFGGSGTTTYAENIGVMAATRVYSTAAYWVAALTAILLAFVPKFGALIFTIPTGVLGGATLVLYGLIGMLGVRIWMDNEVNFNNPVNLTAAAVALIAGIGNLTLTVGGVSLEGIAWGSVGIIIAYPIMRRLYETVGEGHDAKY
- a CDS encoding HNH endonuclease, which encodes MNALDRYLTALGQGMDIIAAARGLSERDVVQRGASDIAAREVVHLCDVYFGRCAFSAKQRTARSTTHPLDVLSLIEKFALRARTQRDAWAIRSELCEFRGSATALRKRARDLLRELQPPRTPKKGVRITRRPRGPWSLTITGESADVADMHSALDTERPLESVKSIFFGGKSGARTTVTTQVVITLDELDRIVDGDGEEITLQLTNGSRISGADLASRVLSDHGYITLVHPVEARGQGC
- a CDS encoding excalibur calcium-binding domain-containing protein; this encodes MVETPTAMQTCVVEVTSEGAVTAEVTLTEVVTQEEEPEQVEEPVETAVEESNDTAAGDVEEANAPAPVADPAPAYEAPVAPAREASTYYKNCAAVRAAGAAPLYTDSSGNSRDLDKDGDGVACE
- a CDS encoding HNH endonuclease signature motif containing protein, giving the protein MNALDRYLTALGQGMDIIAAARGLSERDVVQRGASDIAAREVVHLCDVYFGRCAFSAKQRTARSTTHPLDVLSLIEKFALRARTQRDAWAIRSELCEFRGSATALRKRARDLLRELQPPRTPKKGVRITRRPRGPWSLTITGESADVADMHSALDTERPLESVKSIFFGGKSGARTTVTTQVVITLDELDRIVDGDGEEITLQLTNGSRISGADLASRVLSDHGYITLVHPVEGPVNLYRTSRFANAKQRLMAAAFNPVCPWEKCNYPADECQIHHLESWQHGGNTNAANLATCCPYHNGVNDDDPQAPPRRGRLARIQGKVRWLPPWATNPGSPNENDRPPS
- a CDS encoding HPr family phosphocarrier protein, translating into MASKTVKVGSSVGLHARPASIIADAAGEYDEDIFLNLVGEDDDNETDAASSLMIMALGAEQGDEVTVTSDNEEAVEKIAGLIEQDLDAS
- a CDS encoding PTS fructose transporter subunit IIABC, with protein sequence MASDLITTELVALDADFGDSVDSVITNLATLVHDTGRATEVTGLAQPAIDREAKAGXGVPGGVAIPHCRSEAVTEPXLAFARLTRGVDFSGPDGDAQLVFLIAAPAGGGKAHLQILSKLARALVRKDFLEALRTASTKEEIVKEILAVVNAEKPKKKKQDAAEAAAGAAEGASASAGASAQATRIVAITACPTGIAHTYMAADALTQTAGERDDVDLTVETQGSSNNESVSQSTIDAADAVIFATDVGVRDRERFAGKPVIEAGVKRAINEPGKMLDEAIAAAKNPNARKVSGTASSSSAEEEGKSLGWGKRIQQAIMTGVSYMVPFVAAGGLLLALGFLFGGADMANGWQALSTDYSLSNLPGNEITVDGETMSFENSGFGLYIGAVLFAIGQAAMGFIVAALSGYIAYALAGRPGIAPGFVGGAIAVTLDAGFIGGLVTGLLAGFIALWIGNWKVPRWLGSLMPVVIIPLLTSLVVGLSMYLLLGAPLAALMEGLQDWLSSMSGSSAVVLGIILGLMMCVDLGGPVNKAAYLFATAGLSTGDAASMQIMAAVMAAGMVPPIALSLATFIRKSLFTPAEQENGKSAWLLGLSFVSEGAIPFAAADPFRVIPSMMAGGAVTGAISMALSVESRAPHGGIFVAFAIDPFWAYLVAILAGVTVSTVAVLAMKQFWPNKTVQQAAQKAAPETKTGSQNVAA